TAGGCTGTTTTGATCAAAGAAACCTCAAGTCCTATCCAAGTAGAAATCACGGCAATGCCAGCCACAGGTGCAGCGGTCGAGTCTATAATAAAAGCAAATTTTTCTCTTGAAATTTTAAATTTATCCGCCAAAGGACGCATTATGGGACCCACGATAAGTAAATTTGCGTAATCATCAAAAAAGATCAAAAGTCCTAAAAACCAAGTGTTGATTTGGGCTGAAAGGGCTGATTTTGCTCTTTTTGCAAAGCTTAGAGCAATAGCCTTTGCTCCGCCCATCTTTGTGATCAAGGCTACAAGTCCGCCTATGCAAAGAATTTGCAAGATAATGCCCGCATTCACGCTATCTGCCATAGAATGAAGCATGTAAGAAATGATTTTTGAAAAGCTCTCAACAGCGGTATCATAGATATTTAAAAGTCCTATGGTGGTGGCGTTTAGGATATTTTTTGAAAGGGCTAGCAAAAAAGTGCCACTTAAAACGCCCATAAAAAGCGATAAAATCACATCTTTAGTGATAAAGGCTAGCACGATAGCTACAAGTGGGGGTATAAGCGTGAAAGCACCGAAAAGCTCGGCATTTTCTCCGGGCGTGTTAGCAAAGGAAAAAAGAGGCACAATCAAAAGAAATAAAAATCTCATCTAAAACCCTTAAACCTTGAAATTTAAGGCTTTTAAAGCTAAATTTCAAGGCGTTTTTAAAATTTAATTAAGCTTAAATTATATAAAAATTTTGCTTTTAAAATTTTAAAATTCATATAAAATAAAGCTTAAAATCTTTCTATATAAAAATTATCCCAGCTTTGAGTTACAGGCATAAGCTCAAGCTCGTTTATGTTGATATGTTCAGGCAGTGCTAGTATAGAGCAAATGACCTCTGCAATATCCTCAGCACTTAAAAATTTGGTGTTTTCATAAACCAAATCAGCTTTTTGCTTATCGCCTTTAAAGCGAACCTCGCTAAATTCGGTCTTGCAAAGTCCGGGAGCTATATTTGTTACCTTGATATTTGAGCCTCTTAGATCATTTCTTAAAGCTAAGGAAAACTGCCTTACAAAGGCCTTTGTCCCACAATACACATTACCACCCGGATAAGGATAGCGTCCGGCTACTGAGCCAAGATTAAAGATATTTGCACTTTTTTGCTTTCTTAAAAGCGGTATAATGGCCCTTGCCACATACAAAAAGCCCTTGATATTTGTATCTACCATGCTTTCTATATCCTCAAGGCTAAGCTCATCAAATTTTTGCACCCCAAGGGCAAGCCCTGCGTTATTGATCAAAACGCTTATATTTTTAAAATCCTCTGGTAAATTTTCTACAGCCTTAAAAATGCCTTCTTTATCTCTTACATCAAGATTTAGGCTATAAATTTGATCCTTAAACTCAGCCTCCAAAGCCTCAAGCCTTTCTTTTCTTCTTGCAAGGGCTATGATCTTAAAGTCTTTTTTGGCCAAAGCCTTAGCACAGGCTAGCCCAAAGCCAGAACTTGCCCCTGTGATGAAAGCAGTTTTCATTTTGTATCCTTTTAAATTTGGTTTTTGTAATAATTTTATTTGCTAATTATACTTAATGACATTATATTTAAAAAACTTGATATAAGGCTTAGCCTTTGAGAGCTAAAATTAGCATTTTATTGAGCACAGAATGAAGAAAACTTAGGTCATCTTAGTATAGAGGCTATGCTTAAAACCAGCACAGAAGCGGCTTAAACTTTGTGAATTTCATAGCTTTAAAGCTCTATGATTTCAATCTCTTCTTTACTTAATCAAAGCCTATATACTAAATCAACTCGGCACTATGGAGTTTTTTCGTGCGGTTTTTTGAAGAGAAAAAAGAACTAAGGTTATAAGTATAGTATAAGATATATTTAATGTTATCAAGCTTGGATCAGTTAAGCTTTTATCACTCTCATTTGCGATTTTTCCTATCAAAGGATGGATCATATCAGGTCGTTTTATGAGTATTATAAAAAATCCTATATATGAGATAATAAGTATTATATATCTACCAAAAAATAAAGATTTGGTATAAATTAAACAAATATACAAACTAATAAATAAGGTATTTACGAGTAAAGAATATCCAAATTCTTTATTCAGATTTAATAAAAATCCAATAATTATTCCTAATGAACAATAAAAAATGTAAGAAATAAAGAATATAAGAATTAAATCTTTTATTAAATACGATAAATCTTGCCTCAAGATCTTCACAAGCTTTATGAAATTTTCTTTTATCAAACACCATAAATTTTGCCCCAAGCTCTTCACAAGCTTTATAGAACCTTCTTTTTTAAGGATTTTTGCTAGATATTTTCTAGTCATAAGACACAAAGAATTCAAAAATTCTACATTTTTATATACTATCAAAATACCGCCAAGAATTATAAAAATAAAAGCTCCTATATCGATATAGGGCTGAAAATTATCAAAAAATTTAGATAAAGTTAAAGTCTCTTTTGTATCCTTTATCTTATTGTCGTGAAGCCAAACAAAACCTTGAAAAAATAAAGCATACAAGCTAATTAACAATATAAGATTATTAAAAACCTTTAAAAGGTCTGTATGATGATCGCATAATTTTCTATAAAATCCTAAGAGTAGATAATCTACAAAATCTCGAAATCTTAAAGTATTTTTTTCCACATCTTTCATGTTTTTTACATCTTTACCCTTTTTGTCCCAATTGCATCTAAGTTCTAGCTCCTTACAATAAAGCTCATATTTATGGAAATTTGAAGCATCTAAAAGATTGTTATCTTTTATCAAAGTATTTTTAAAAGTCCTAAAAGAATCCCTAAAATCATTAACAAATTTTTCTAAGGCTTTTTTCTCTTTTTCTTCTTTATTGTTGTTAAAATTTTCGTATTCTTGGTAAGTTTTTTCCTCTAAGTCATCAAAGGTAAAATTTAAATTTGTGTTGATCAGATTTAAATTTTTTTTAAATATTGCTTGGGTAAAATTTGGAATTTTTTCAAATTTTACCCCATAAAAATTAGCAGTTTTTTCAAATTTACATTCTTGAAAATTAACATAATATTCAAAATGAGAGTTATTAAAATATACATTATCTTTAAAATAAGACATTTTAAAACTAACTCTATTTTCAAAATTAAAATTCATTAAATTTACTATGTTATCAACTTCACAAAAATCAAACACAAAATTTGCCATAAATTTTATATTTTTACTGGAGTTATGTTTGTTAAAATCTTCAAAAATACATTTTTGAAATTTTATATCTCCTTGTATATTTGAATTTATTGTTACTCCTTTCAATTTACATTGACTAATATTTAATTCTTTTATATGATTTATCTTGCCACTAAATATCATATAATCAATAGTACAATCCAATATATTTAATTTTTCAAAATATGTATTTTCAAGATTAAATTCCAAACCATCTTCAATGTTGCTTTGAAATGTGACTGTTTTGTTAAAAATAATATCTGAAAAATTAAAATGCTTATTTTTTATTGGCTCGTTAAATATAATAAAAATTTCTTCATTAACAATAATTTTATCTTCGTATTCTATTACTGTTGTGAAATTCTTATCATCTGCTAAATTACTTAAAAACATTGAAAAATCGTTTGTATGGTTCCCATTATTTAAATGCATTATAAAATTATTTATTTCTATAGCCATTATTTTCCTTCTATAATTTTCATCTCATCATCTGTTAAATTATATAATTTATAAACTAAAAAATCAATTTTCCTTTCTAGCTCTTGGGTATTTGCTTTTTTATCTTTTTCTTTTAAATTTAAAAGTTCACCCACTAAGCTTACAAGCTCATCAGCTCTTTTTTGGTTTTTAGCATTTATCTTTGGGATAGGGATTTTTAAGAGATTATTTGTTTTAAGCTCCCCTTCTATTCCTCCTCCCATATAAAAAGAACGCATAGCAAAATAAATCAAGCGTGAGTTTAAAAGTCCTGTAAGATACTTCATATCCCTTTCTTTGCCTGTGATGATATTTGCTGGAGCTGGGGCGAAAAAGCCCTTTTCTTCATAGGCAAAGCAAGGCTCTTTTGCCATTATGCAAGGATAGACGATCTTACCCTCATAAAGAGGGCTTTGTAAATTTTCAAAAGAAAGAAAGCTTGATATTTTATGATAAATACTATCAAGAATTTCAGCTCTCTCTCTCTCTCTCTCTCTCTCTCTGTAAAGCTTTCTTCTATCAAGGCTCTTTCTTCTTCATTTAGATCATAAAGTTTATACACCAAATCATCAAGCTTTCTTTCAAGCTCTCTTGTCTCAGTCTTAGCATCCTTTCTTTTAAGCTCTAAAATTTCACTTGCTAGTTTTTCTATATTTTCTAGCATAGGTTTTTGGATATTTTGGATTATAGGTAATCTTTCAACAAAAATTTTACTCATTTCATACCCACTTGCCCCAAGTGTCGCACCAATTTGCTTAAAATACCAAAAATTTAGCTTCGAATTTAACATAGCACTAAGATAAAGTAATCTATCTTGATTTATTTCATTTTGAGTAAGGATAAAGCATTTTTGATTGGTAAAAAAGCCCTCCTTATCCAAAACAGCCACAAATTCTTTTGCCATATTTGGATAAACGAGCTTTTCCCTTGCAAAGTCCTTATAATAGGCTATATTATCCTGAGTTTCAAACCACTTATTGCTTGTTTTCTTTCTCGCATTATTACCTTCATTATCGACATTTTTTTCTCCACTTTGTTCTAGCCTTTTACCAAAACTTGCAAGATAATTTTTCAAGGCTGGATAATCTTCTATGTCAAGTTTAAGAGCTGGAAAAGTCCCAATTATCCACAGCCCAGCCCATTCATAGCTATATCTTTTTATATCCCTACCTCTTAAAATAGGCTTTATGAGCTTACTTGTCCTCTTTCTTTCACTAAGCCCAGCTATCAAAGAAGCCTCGCTATCATCACAAGAGCTTAAAATTTGCTCTTTTTTAGCTGTATCTATGATAAAGGCTTCATTATAGCCTGTTTTAATGCCGTAATTTATGCTTATATCCCACTGCTTAAGCGGAGTGCCTAGCCTTTCTATCTTAGCCTTGAGCTTTGCTATATCATTAGTGCTAAAGATAAAGCCCTGCTTAGAAAGGCTAGTTTGTTCTAAGAGCTTAAATTCTTTTAAAGCACCAAGTTTAAATTCGCAGTTTTGCAAGGCTTGTAAATTAGGTGCTAGGTATTTAAAAGAGCTTTTCTTAGCCTTTTGCTTTAAAAGGCTTAAGATACTTGTATCAACAGTGGCACTATCAAAGATCTTTATGCCATTTAGATCGGTGTATTCTAAAAAGGTGGTATTTTTAAGTAAAAACTCCCTTAAAGCCTCGCCGTAATTTGCCCTGGTGTATTTATTTGAAGTGATAAAGCTTAAAATGCCCTTATCCTTTAAAAGATTAAAGCCAAGTTCGTAAAAATAAGTGTAAATATCGCTTGTGCCTTTATAAACCTTATAAGCTTTTAATAAAGGCTTTAGTTCTTTAAGCTCTTCTTGTCTTATGTAAGGAGGATTTGCTACTATAAGATCAAAGCCTAGGAAATTGCCATTTTCATCAAGGACCTCGGGGAATTCAAAACGCCATTCAAGAGCGTCTTTAAATTTTTCCCCACTTAGTTCATAATCAATCTTAGCTCTCATAGCTTTGATCTTGTAAGAAGAATCAATGGCTTCTTTTTGCTCTTTTTCGGAAAGCTCTTTTTCAAATTCAAACAAAACCCCATCTACGCCTATATTTAATCCACTAATTAACTCAAGTAAGCTTTTATCATCAAGTTCAAAAGTTCCAAATTTTTCTCTATGCTCATTAATAGCCTTTTGAAGCTTTTTTGTTTCTTTGGGATTTTTAAGCTCAAGTTTAAAAACTGCTTTAATGTCCTTTATTTTTGCTCTAAGTTCTTCTTTGCTTGTTTTATGAAGGGCTTGGTCTGGATTTTTATAATCTTTGACAAGATCTTTATATTTTTGCACTTGAAATTTAATATTATTGTTTGTAAATTTATCATCAAGCTTAAATCTTGACACCAAAGAATTGCCACATTTTATATTTATGTCTATATTTGGCAAGCTCTTAAGAGAGTGAAAGTCTAAATTTGCTAGATCCTCATAAAAGCTATTTTTAAGTAGTTCTATCCAAAGGCGAAGCTTGGTAATCTCGCATGAGTTTGCATTGATATCCACACCGAAAAGATTATTTTCTATAATGCTTTGTTTTAGATAAAAAAGTTCTTTTTGTATGAGCTGAGTTTCATTTTCGCTACTTGGACGCTGGTATTCTACAAGCTCTTCATTTTGATTTTTAATGATAAGCTCTTCATTTATGGCTTTTATGCTGAACTTTCTTTCAAGTAAATTAAGCCTGCTATAAATTTCAAGCATAGCATTAAGAGCTGAGACCAAAAAATGCCCACTGCCAACAGCTGGATCGCAGATTTTAATGCCTTTTAAAAGCTCTTTAAACTCCTTTTTAAGCCTTGTTTTATCCTCGCTCTTTTTTAAGCTTCTATAAAGAGCCTCGTCAAGCTCATCTAAATCTTTTGCTTCAAATTTATATTTTTCATTAAATTTAGCTA
This genomic interval from Campylobacter sp. MIT 99-7217 contains the following:
- a CDS encoding SDR family NAD(P)-dependent oxidoreductase, with product MKTAFITGASSGFGLACAKALAKKDFKIIALARRKERLEALEAEFKDQIYSLNLDVRDKEGIFKAVENLPEDFKNISVLINNAGLALGVQKFDELSLEDIESMVDTNIKGFLYVARAIIPLLRKQKSANIFNLGSVAGRYPYPGGNVYCGTKAFVRQFSLALRNDLRGSNIKVTNIAPGLCKTEFSEVRFKGDKQKADLVYENTKFLSAEDIAEVICSILALPEHININELELMPVTQSWDNFYIERF
- a CDS encoding pentapeptide repeat-containing protein; protein product: MAIEINNFIMHLNNGNHTNDFSMFLSNLADDKNFTTVIEYEDKIIVNEEIFIIFNEPIKNKHFNFSDIIFNKTVTFQSNIEDGLEFNLENTYFEKLNILDCTIDYMIFSGKINHIKELNISQCKLKGVTINSNIQGDIKFQKCIFEDFNKHNSSKNIKFMANFVFDFCEVDNIVNLMNFNFENRVSFKMSYFKDNVYFNNSHFEYYVNFQECKFEKTANFYGVKFEKIPNFTQAIFKKNLNLINTNLNFTFDDLEEKTYQEYENFNNNKEEKEKKALEKFVNDFRDSFRTFKNTLIKDNNLLDASNFHKYELYCKELELRCNWDKKGKDVKNMKDVEKNTLRFRDFVDYLLLGFYRKLCDHHTDLLKVFNNLILLISLYALFFQGFVWLHDNKIKDTKETLTLSKFFDNFQPYIDIGAFIFIILGGILIVYKNVEFLNSLCLMTRKYLAKILKKEGSIKLVKSLGQNLWCLIKENFIKLVKILRQDLSYLIKDLILIFFISYIFYCSLGIIIGFLLNLNKEFGYSLLVNTLFISLYICLIYTKSLFFGRYIILIISYIGFFIILIKRPDMIHPLIGKIANESDKSLTDPSLITLNISYTILITLVLFSLQKTARKNSIVPS
- a CDS encoding Eco57I restriction-modification methylase domain-containing protein; the encoded protein is MTLLCLNERDFLNPYYYKKALEQKEFHAFCKALKSYKENLTNLQDQNEDSLVANALVPFLKALSFKTNIKFKQSGKSELDLALFKEDCPVNTANIEVFIEAKKADSKEFITQDDIKRKALHESILYYLRLREAGNTSLKFIIITDFYSFYIFEALEFKRLFEESKYYKKLFKAFQDPSSLFKANTDEFYKESEKILNSAQYKADFKFRKNDLFVEPTIKALFIDFKPLFKKDIQKELLTRPQALKPYFKVFHKDFLFDEFNPNDANVLNLNFYNELLYILGLCESKEKGKIIIKESKESKERQGTLFYNISSNLSPVNKDFENAMSLIILWLNRILFLKLIETNLVRFNKDESLKFLNTQKIKDFDDLNELFFEILAKDYESRNKASIFAYLPYLNSSLFEKQECEKNLLEISSLKNKLSLNYYEKTNLKDKNLKAKSGKVDFLEYLFDFLDSFDYGFTDEKELFAHKELISSSVLGLVFEKLNGYKDGSFYTPGFITSYMCEQGLQRVVLAKFNEKYKFEAKDLDELDEALYRSLKKSEDKTRLKKEFKELLKGIKICDPAVGSGHFLVSALNAMLEIYSRLNLLERKFSIKAINEELIIKNQNEELVEYQRPSSENETQLIQKELFYLKQSIIENNLFGVDINANSCEITKLRLWIELLKNSFYEDLANLDFHSLKSLPNIDINIKCGNSLVSRFKLDDKFTNNNIKFQVQKYKDLVKDYKNPDQALHKTSKEELRAKIKDIKAVFKLELKNPKETKKLQKAINEHREKFGTFELDDKSLLELISGLNIGVDGVLFEFEKELSEKEQKEAIDSSYKIKAMRAKIDYELSGEKFKDALEWRFEFPEVLDENGNFLGFDLIVANPPYIRQEELKELKPLLKAYKVYKGTSDIYTYFYELGFNLLKDKGILSFITSNKYTRANYGEALREFLLKNTTFLEYTDLNGIKIFDSATVDTSILSLLKQKAKKSSFKYLAPNLQALQNCEFKLGALKEFKLLEQTSLSKQGFIFSTNDIAKLKAKIERLGTPLKQWDISINYGIKTGYNEAFIIDTAKKEQILSSCDDSEASLIAGLSERKRTSKLIKPILRGRDIKRYSYEWAGLWIIGTFPALKLDIEDYPALKNYLASFGKRLEQSGEKNVDNEGNNARKKTSNKWFETQDNIAYYKDFAREKLVYPNMAKEFVAVLDKEGFFTNQKCFILTQNEINQDRLLYLSAMLNSKLNFWYFKQIGATLGASGYEMSKIFVERLPIIQNIQKPMLENIEKLASEILELKRKDAKTETRELERKLDDLVYKLYDLNEEERALIEESFTERERERERELKFLIVFIIKYQAFFLLKIYKALFMRVRSSILA